Proteins encoded within one genomic window of Nonomuraea gerenzanensis:
- a CDS encoding helix-turn-helix transcriptional regulator produces the protein MANTSTRTLRLLSLLQTHRYWPGAELAGRLGVSARTLRRDIDRLRELGYPVEAQRGVDGGYQLAAGAALPPLVIDDEEAVALAVGLQAAAQNPVEGIAESSVRVLAKVVQVMPVRLRRRIDALRAMTVSAGWDGRSRAGFDPAVLTTLALTCRDTERLRFSYTAADGRRTRRHTEPHRLVSLGRRWYLVAYDLERHDWRSFRVDRLSAPESTGARFLPRPLPLADAAEFVRAGLDHLPRSYQVEILVYAPAEVVRERIGRWSTVEEVDAGQCRVRMLADSLEWPIVALGVVDADFRVLSPPELLDQVRRWGARFSRAE, from the coding sequence ATGGCGAACACGAGCACCCGGACGCTACGCCTGCTGTCCCTCCTCCAGACCCACCGCTACTGGCCGGGCGCCGAGCTGGCCGGGCGACTCGGCGTGTCGGCCCGCACCTTGCGCCGGGACATCGACCGCCTGCGCGAGCTCGGCTACCCCGTCGAAGCGCAACGCGGCGTGGATGGCGGCTACCAGCTCGCCGCGGGCGCCGCCCTCCCGCCGCTGGTGATTGACGACGAGGAGGCGGTCGCCCTGGCCGTGGGCCTGCAGGCCGCCGCCCAGAACCCGGTGGAGGGCATCGCCGAGTCCTCCGTGCGGGTGCTCGCCAAGGTGGTGCAGGTCATGCCGGTCCGGCTGCGGCGGCGCATCGACGCCCTGCGCGCGATGACGGTCTCCGCCGGCTGGGACGGCCGCTCCCGGGCGGGCTTCGATCCGGCCGTCCTCACCACCCTCGCCCTGACCTGCCGCGACACCGAACGGCTGCGCTTCTCCTACACCGCCGCCGACGGCCGCCGGACCCGGCGCCACACCGAGCCGCACCGGCTGGTGTCGCTCGGCCGCCGCTGGTACCTCGTCGCCTACGACCTCGAACGCCACGACTGGCGCAGCTTCCGCGTCGACCGGCTGTCCGCCCCTGAGAGCACCGGCGCCCGCTTCCTCCCACGCCCCCTGCCCTTGGCCGACGCCGCCGAGTTCGTCCGCGCCGGGCTGGATCACCTGCCGCGCTCCTACCAGGTGGAGATCCTGGTGTACGCCCCGGCCGAGGTGGTGCGCGAGCGGATCGGCAGGTGGAGCACGGTCGAGGAGGTCGATGCGGGGCAGTGCCGGGTGCGGATGCTCGCCGACTCCCTGGAGTGGCCGATCGTGGCGCTGGGCGTGGTGGACGCCGACTTCCGCGTTCTGAGCCCGCCCGAGCTGCTCGACCAGGTCCGCAGGTGGGGCGCCCGCTTCAGCCGCGCCGAGTAG
- a CDS encoding dipeptidase, which produces MTLPLHQRAVVADTHNDLLMAVSARPPQQWASFFRERWLPQLLEGGVDLQVLPVFIDDQYLPEGALRQTLRMIECAHVLAEGNPDHVRLCLDASAIDRALDEGKIALVLAMESMPGVDASVELIPTMHRLGVRVASIAHFGRTPLADGSGEDATGSGLTSHGVAALQEMERLGMVFDISHLGASGVAHVLELATRPVMATHSAARALRDHHRNLTDDQLRAVAATGGVICVNFFAPFLAEREEDMTLDRLLDHIEHIVSVAGIDHVGLGPDFIREVMDDLTPPCCEDLHTRGVDPKQAVPGLEGPAGLPMVTEGLLARGLPEKEVMQIIGGNVHRFFGELLS; this is translated from the coding sequence ATGACCCTTCCCCTGCACCAGCGCGCTGTCGTGGCCGACACTCACAACGACCTGCTGATGGCGGTCTCCGCCAGGCCGCCGCAGCAGTGGGCCTCGTTCTTCCGGGAGAGATGGCTGCCACAGCTCCTCGAAGGCGGCGTCGACCTCCAGGTGCTGCCCGTCTTCATCGACGACCAGTACCTCCCGGAGGGCGCGCTGCGGCAGACCCTGCGCATGATCGAGTGCGCGCACGTGCTGGCGGAGGGCAATCCCGACCACGTACGCCTCTGCCTCGACGCCTCCGCCATCGACCGGGCGCTCGACGAAGGCAAGATCGCCCTGGTGCTCGCGATGGAGAGCATGCCGGGCGTCGACGCCAGCGTCGAGCTGATCCCGACCATGCACCGGCTGGGCGTCCGGGTGGCCTCCATCGCCCACTTCGGCCGCACGCCGCTGGCCGACGGCAGCGGCGAGGACGCCACGGGCAGCGGCCTGACCTCCCACGGCGTCGCCGCCCTGCAGGAGATGGAGCGCCTCGGCATGGTCTTCGACATCTCCCACCTGGGCGCCTCCGGCGTCGCCCACGTGCTGGAGCTGGCCACCCGGCCGGTCATGGCCACCCACTCCGCCGCCCGCGCCCTGCGCGACCACCACCGCAACCTCACCGACGACCAGCTCCGCGCCGTGGCCGCCACCGGCGGCGTCATCTGCGTCAACTTCTTCGCCCCGTTCCTCGCTGAGCGCGAGGAGGACATGACGCTCGACCGGCTGCTCGACCACATCGAGCACATCGTGTCCGTCGCCGGCATCGACCACGTGGGCCTCGGCCCCGACTTCATCCGCGAGGTCATGGACGACCTCACGCCGCCCTGCTGCGAAGACCTGCACACGAGGGGCGTCGACCCGAAGCAGGCCGTCCCCGGCCTGGAGGGGCCCGCCGGCCTGCCGATGGTCACGGAGGGGCTGCTCGCGCGCGGGCTGCCGGAGAAGGAGGTCATGCAGATCATCGGCGGCAACGTGCACCGCTTCTTCGGGGAGCTCCTCTCATGA
- a CDS encoding P-loop NTPase family protein translates to MNFDAGKPRLTSRNPRRIAIIGCGGSGKTVLANRLGATLNLPVTHLDALYYDDTWTPTPQEEFAQRQRSLVAGESWIIDGNYASTLPIRLAAADTVLFLDLPPVTCLWGIATRRLRHRGGQHARTGAYDRITWDFIRYVYRYRQTMAPRVRGLIAEHAGHATVLVLRSRRAINRWHADLPAQQPNSPHRGSPPEGPAPE, encoded by the coding sequence TTGAACTTCGACGCAGGCAAGCCGCGGCTCACGAGCCGGAACCCGCGCAGAATCGCGATTATCGGCTGCGGCGGCAGCGGCAAGACCGTGCTGGCCAACCGACTCGGCGCAACCCTGAACCTCCCCGTCACCCACCTGGACGCCCTCTACTACGACGACACCTGGACACCCACGCCACAGGAGGAGTTCGCTCAGAGGCAGCGGTCTCTCGTCGCCGGCGAGTCGTGGATCATCGATGGCAACTACGCCTCCACCCTCCCGATCCGCCTGGCCGCCGCGGACACCGTCCTCTTCCTCGACCTCCCACCTGTGACCTGCCTCTGGGGCATCGCCACCCGCCGCTTGCGCCACCGGGGCGGCCAGCACGCCAGAACCGGCGCGTACGACCGCATCACCTGGGACTTCATCCGATACGTCTACCGATACAGGCAGACCATGGCCCCCCGCGTCCGGGGCCTGATCGCCGAACACGCCGGCCACGCCACCGTCCTGGTGCTCCGCAGCAGAAGAGCCATCAACCGCTGGCACGCCGACCTCCCTGCCCAGCAACCGAACTCGCCGCACAGAGGCTCCCCGCCCGAAGGCCCAGCGCCTGAGTGA
- a CDS encoding M20 family metallopeptidase: MSTTGDTAQQAAASLVEDLEELVLCESFSSDLEAVARSAKVVAAMGTRHLGTAPEFLVIDGVTHLRWSFGTPRVLLLGHHDTVWPIGTLATHPWSLVDGVARGPGVFDMKAGLVQTFHALAGLASLDGITLLITGDEEVGSLTSSPLIQDTARGLAATFVMEASADGGALKTARKGTSNYTVNVHGKAAHAGLEPEKGANAGIELAHQILAVAAMGTGATTVTPTVLSGGTSFNTVPAAASVGVDVRVAEVSEQTRVDAAMHALRPVVPGTRLEILGGPNRPPLESSMSAGLFTLAQELAVGLGLGPLTSASVGGASDGNFTAGVGCPTLDGLGAVGGGAHADHEHVVVAEMPGRVALLRALIEAVR; this comes from the coding sequence ATGAGCACGACCGGCGACACCGCCCAGCAGGCCGCGGCCAGTCTGGTCGAAGACCTGGAGGAGCTGGTCCTGTGCGAGTCCTTCTCCAGTGACCTGGAGGCCGTGGCCCGCAGCGCCAAGGTGGTGGCCGCGATGGGCACCCGCCACCTGGGCACCGCGCCGGAGTTCCTGGTGATCGACGGCGTCACCCACCTGCGCTGGTCGTTCGGCACGCCCAGGGTCCTGCTGCTCGGCCACCACGACACCGTCTGGCCGATCGGCACCCTCGCCACCCACCCGTGGTCGCTGGTGGACGGCGTGGCGCGCGGCCCGGGCGTCTTCGACATGAAGGCGGGGCTCGTCCAGACCTTCCACGCCCTCGCCGGCCTCGCCTCCCTCGACGGCATCACACTGTTGATCACCGGCGACGAGGAGGTCGGCTCCCTCACCTCCTCGCCCCTCATCCAGGACACCGCCCGCGGCCTGGCCGCCACCTTCGTCATGGAGGCCAGCGCGGACGGCGGCGCGCTCAAGACCGCCCGCAAGGGCACCTCCAACTACACCGTCAACGTGCACGGCAAGGCCGCCCACGCCGGGCTCGAGCCGGAGAAGGGCGCCAACGCGGGCATCGAGCTGGCGCACCAGATCCTGGCCGTCGCCGCCATGGGCACCGGCGCGACCACCGTCACGCCGACGGTGCTGTCAGGCGGCACCTCCTTCAACACGGTCCCCGCCGCCGCCTCGGTAGGCGTGGACGTGCGGGTGGCGGAGGTGTCGGAGCAGACCCGCGTGGACGCGGCCATGCACGCCCTGCGCCCCGTGGTGCCGGGCACCCGCCTGGAAATCCTCGGCGGCCCCAACCGCCCGCCCCTGGAGTCCTCGATGTCGGCCGGCCTCTTCACCCTGGCCCAGGAGCTGGCCGTGGGGTTGGGGCTGGGGCCCCTGACGTCAGCCTCGGTAGGCGGCGCTTCCGACGGCAACTTCACGGCCGGCGTAGGCTGCCCGACCCTCGACGGGCTGGGCGCCGTGGGCGGTGGGGCCCATGCGGATCATGAACACGTGGTCGTCGCCGAGATGCCCGGTCGCGTGGCTCTGCTACGAGCACTCATCGAGGCGGTCCGGTAG
- a CDS encoding flavin-containing monooxygenase: protein MAPRVAIVGAGFGGLCMAIQLERAGIRSYTVFEKAGDLGGTWRDNSYPGAGCDIPSHLYSYSFEKYASWSRRYPEQPEILGYLEHCADKYHVRGKIRFSTEVRRAVFDGTHWQVTTDGGTEAFDVLVMGVGQLNRPHMPEIPGTADFEGVSFHSARWNHGHDLTGRRVAVIGNGSSAAQLIPRVAERAEHLHVFQRTPNWVIPKPDAMFGPLTRLAFHYVPGLQRAYREWIYRYAERTLYPALSQGWSVGLLKQRALRHLRDQVPDPGLRAKLTPDYPPGCKRVVIDSAFYPALTGPNVSLVTDRIVRVTSKGVETTEGTYEVDTIVYATGFKSTEFLAPMEVVGREGQSLAERWAGGAEAYLGISVPAFPNLFMLYGPNTNLGHNSIVFMIECQVSHVLACLPYLDRSGPIEVRPEVMAAWRRQLDAAMDRMVWGAGCQSWYKTASGRVTNNWPGPTTLYRRLTSRPPQPAYRAVTGG, encoded by the coding sequence ATGGCACCACGCGTCGCGATCGTCGGAGCGGGCTTCGGCGGGCTGTGCATGGCGATCCAACTCGAACGGGCGGGGATTCGCTCGTACACGGTCTTCGAGAAGGCCGGGGATCTCGGCGGCACCTGGCGGGACAACAGCTATCCGGGGGCGGGGTGCGACATTCCCTCGCACCTCTACTCGTACTCGTTCGAGAAGTACGCGAGCTGGTCGCGCCGCTACCCGGAGCAACCCGAAATTCTCGGATATCTAGAACATTGCGCCGATAAATACCACGTCAGGGGAAAAATCCGCTTCAGTACGGAAGTGCGGCGGGCCGTTTTCGACGGCACCCACTGGCAGGTCACCACGGACGGCGGCACGGAGGCGTTCGACGTGCTCGTCATGGGGGTGGGCCAGCTCAACCGGCCCCACATGCCGGAGATTCCCGGCACAGCCGACTTCGAAGGCGTCTCCTTCCATTCCGCCCGCTGGAACCACGGCCACGACCTCACCGGCCGGCGCGTCGCCGTCATCGGCAACGGGTCCTCCGCCGCCCAGCTCATCCCGCGCGTCGCCGAGCGCGCCGAGCACCTCCACGTCTTCCAGCGCACGCCCAACTGGGTGATCCCCAAACCCGACGCCATGTTCGGCCCGCTGACGCGGCTCGCCTTCCACTACGTCCCCGGCCTGCAGCGCGCCTACCGCGAGTGGATCTACCGCTACGCCGAGCGCACCCTCTACCCCGCCCTCTCCCAGGGGTGGAGCGTCGGGCTGCTCAAGCAGCGGGCGCTGCGGCACCTGCGCGACCAGGTCCCCGACCCCGGGCTGCGGGCGAAGCTGACGCCCGACTACCCGCCGGGCTGCAAGCGGGTGGTCATCGACAGCGCCTTCTATCCGGCGCTGACCGGGCCGAACGTGTCGCTGGTGACCGACAGGATCGTGCGGGTCACGTCCAAGGGGGTCGAGACCACCGAGGGGACGTACGAGGTGGACACGATCGTGTACGCGACCGGCTTCAAGAGCACGGAGTTCCTGGCTCCGATGGAGGTCGTGGGGCGCGAGGGGCAGTCGCTGGCGGAGCGGTGGGCCGGCGGGGCGGAGGCTTATCTGGGGATCTCGGTGCCCGCGTTCCCGAACCTGTTCATGCTGTACGGGCCGAACACGAACCTGGGGCACAACTCGATCGTCTTCATGATCGAATGCCAGGTGAGCCATGTCCTGGCTTGCCTGCCGTACCTGGACAGGAGCGGCCCGATCGAGGTGCGGCCCGAGGTGATGGCGGCGTGGCGGCGGCAGCTCGACGCGGCCATGGACAGAATGGTGTGGGGAGCCGGGTGTCAGAGCTGGTACAAGACGGCTTCCGGGCGGGTCACGAACAACTGGCCCGGGCCCACGACGCTGTACCGCCGGCTCACGTCCCGCCCGCCGCAGCCGGCCTACCGGGCGGTCACGGGCGGGTAG
- a CDS encoding DinB family protein, whose product MTVNTPSPSSTDKVTGERADLLAALGQSRHFLRNTTRDLDDDQARMRTTASELCLGGLIKHVATVERSWADFIVHGPSAMAPPTEADIADYADGFRLLPDETLAGVLADYEQVARRTDELVVSLPDLDADHPLPSAPWFEPGARWSARRVLLHIVAETTQHAGHADIIRESLDGAKSMG is encoded by the coding sequence ATGACCGTCAACACGCCGAGCCCGAGCAGCACCGACAAGGTGACCGGTGAGCGCGCCGACCTGCTGGCGGCCTTGGGCCAGAGCCGTCACTTCCTGCGCAACACCACCCGCGACCTCGACGACGACCAGGCCCGGATGCGCACCACCGCCAGCGAGCTGTGCCTGGGCGGCCTGATCAAGCACGTGGCCACGGTCGAGCGGAGCTGGGCGGACTTCATCGTGCACGGGCCGTCGGCCATGGCGCCGCCCACCGAGGCCGACATCGCCGATTACGCGGACGGGTTCCGGCTGCTGCCCGATGAGACGCTGGCCGGGGTGCTGGCGGACTACGAGCAGGTGGCGCGCAGGACCGACGAGCTGGTGGTCAGCCTGCCCGACCTGGACGCCGACCACCCGCTGCCGTCGGCCCCGTGGTTCGAGCCCGGTGCCCGCTGGTCGGCGCGGCGCGTGTTGCTGCACATCGTGGCGGAGACGACCCAGCACGCCGGGCACGCGGACATCATCCGGGAGTCGCTGGACGGCGCGAAGAGCATGGGGTGA